In a genomic window of Shouchella clausii:
- a CDS encoding tetraprenyl-beta-curcumene synthase family protein, with amino-acid sequence MGTVPANPFKIIQLAFKETVPKAHAELQKWHQEALKIEDVEIREQAAWTVNDKTFHCEGGSIFALLAGENKDNHIQFLVAYQTICDYLDTLCDKNDAHDPNDFRSIHQALLDCLTPDKPYGDYYQYRDRFEDNGYLRKLVDACREATASFPGFADMQTHMQEVSQFYIDFQVYKHVEEEKREPLLKDFYERNKHFAPTMRWYEFACGTASTLALYCMAAYAAAPVQTAQGQQIKEAYFPWVQGVHILLDYFIDQEEDRQENEMNFVAYYRDSKEMFERFKYIDEKATEKLQMLPDKKFHLLLKTGLYALYLSDKKVMSHPRLKAEAKQLIKLGGFPASLFYYNRWIFKRKIS; translated from the coding sequence ATGGGCACAGTGCCTGCCAACCCATTTAAAATTATACAACTAGCTTTTAAGGAAACCGTGCCAAAAGCGCATGCCGAGCTGCAGAAATGGCATCAAGAAGCATTAAAAATCGAGGATGTCGAAATCCGGGAGCAAGCCGCTTGGACGGTCAATGATAAAACGTTTCATTGTGAAGGCGGCAGCATTTTTGCATTGCTGGCAGGAGAAAATAAGGACAACCATATTCAATTTTTAGTTGCCTACCAAACGATTTGTGATTATCTTGATACACTTTGTGACAAAAATGATGCCCATGATCCAAATGATTTCCGTTCCATCCATCAAGCACTTTTAGACTGTTTGACGCCTGACAAACCGTATGGCGATTATTATCAGTATCGTGATCGCTTCGAAGACAACGGGTATTTGCGGAAATTGGTCGATGCTTGCCGGGAAGCGACTGCTTCTTTTCCTGGATTTGCGGACATGCAAACGCATATGCAGGAAGTATCCCAGTTTTACATTGACTTTCAAGTATACAAGCATGTCGAGGAAGAAAAACGTGAGCCGTTATTAAAGGATTTTTATGAACGCAACAAACATTTTGCCCCGACGATGCGTTGGTATGAATTTGCTTGCGGAACAGCCTCTACCCTTGCCTTATACTGTATGGCCGCTTATGCTGCTGCCCCTGTACAGACTGCTCAAGGCCAGCAAATAAAAGAGGCGTATTTTCCTTGGGTACAAGGCGTCCATATTCTGCTCGATTATTTTATTGACCAAGAAGAAGACCGCCAAGAAAACGAAATGAATTTTGTCGCTTATTATCGGGACAGCAAAGAAATGTTCGAGCGTTTTAAATACATTGATGAGAAGGCGACAGAAAAGCTGCAAATGCTTCCCGATAAAAAATTCCATTTGCTGTTGAAAACAGGGCTGTACGCGTTGTATTTATCAGATAAAAAAGTGATGAGCCATCCTCGTTTGAAAGCAGAAGCAAAACAATTAATCAAACTAGGCGGTTTTCCAGCAAGCTTGTTTTATTACAACCGTTGGATTTTTAAACGTAAAATTTCATAA